CAACCGTAAACAAGCGACGAGCTAAGCTTAATCGGAAACTTCGACCGCGTTCTTCGCCTCTAGCTCCAGCACCTTGGCTTCGAGGAGAGCGATCTGAGTCTCCAATTTCTCGATACGCTCAGCTTGGCCACGTCCGAGCTTTTTCAGAACAGAGTCAAAACGTTCCTCCAAGTTCTTCGACGCTTCGTCCAATTCCTTCTTTCCGTCATCCGCCAATTTCTTGGCAGCTTCTTTTGCGTCCGTGGCCGAAAGTTTTCCTTTGGCTACCAGATCATCGAGGGCTTTCTCTGCCTTCTCTGCACTTACCGCCGCGGCACCTACGCCTGCCAGCATGACTTTCTTAATGGCATCGATCATAGACACGAAGAGTAATCGATAGATCACAGGTCAAGCAACGCTAATCCTCGCAAGTTCAGAAACGATTTGCCCCACCGCAAAACTTCGCCTAGTCCATCGACCCAACATGGCAAAATCGCACCCGATCACATCGCTTTTGTTCGTTTGCATGGGAAACATTTGTCGTTCGCCCTCGGGGGAAAACGTCATGAGGAAGCTTCTTGAGGATGCCGGCTTAGCCGATTCCGTAAAATGCGATTCCGCAGGCACCATTGGCTACCACACTGGCAACCCTCCGGATCCACGCATGACCGTAGCGGGCAAAAAACGAGGCCTCCCGATGACCGGTTCTGCACGACAAGTCACCGCCGAGGATCTCGACGAATTCGACCTAATCCTGGCTATGGACGACGCGAACTACGCTGACCTGCTCGCGCTTTCGACCCCGGAAAACGAACATAAGATCAAGCGTTTCTGCGA
This genomic interval from Pelagicoccus albus contains the following:
- a CDS encoding phasin-related domain-containing protein produces the protein MIYRLLFVSMIDAIKKVMLAGVGAAAVSAEKAEKALDDLVAKGKLSATDAKEAAKKLADDGKKELDEASKNLEERFDSVLKKLGRGQAERIEKLETQIALLEAKVLELEAKNAVEVSD
- a CDS encoding low molecular weight protein-tyrosine-phosphatase, with translation MAKSHPITSLLFVCMGNICRSPSGENVMRKLLEDAGLADSVKCDSAGTIGYHTGNPPDPRMTVAGKKRGLPMTGSARQVTAEDLDEFDLILAMDDANYADLLALSTPENEHKIKRFCDFCIQHPDTEVPDPYYGGAQGFEHVLDLLEDGCLQILKEIQSS